From bacterium, a single genomic window includes:
- a CDS encoding CBS domain-containing protein yields the protein MNEVNLNELVEKCGELGKRKVKEIMSKDVVTVKEDSNFLEFVTNVEMYDYVAFPVLDEKNEIIGIVSQTDLLKLILFHGLSGTRMLETEAFLGIPSIRAIMSTSPITLSPEDTINEAVSLMVEYGIQSIPVVEENQVIGMVVKKDIIEEILKILGL from the coding sequence ATGAATGAAGTAAATTTGAATGAACTGGTAGAAAAATGTGGAGAATTAGGTAAGAGGAAGGTTAAAGAGATAATGAGCAAAGATGTCGTGACGGTGAAAGAGGATAGTAATTTTCTTGAGTTTGTGACCAATGTTGAGATGTATGATTATGTCGCCTTCCCGGTTTTAGATGAAAAGAATGAAATAATTGGGATTGTTTCACAAACAGATTTGCTTAAATTAATCTTATTTCATGGACTGTCCGGAACAAGGATGTTAGAGACAGAGGCTTTTTTGGGCATCCCTTCTATACGGGCAATAATGAGTACCAGCCCGATAACTCTCTCTCCTGAAGATACAATAAATGAAGCCGTGTCTCTTATGGTTGAATACGGTATCCAGAGCATCCCGGTGGTAGAAGAAAACCAGGTTATTGGAATGGTTGTTAAGAAAGATATCATAGAGGAGATTTTAAAGATATTGGGGTTATAA